The Anguilla rostrata isolate EN2019 unplaced genomic scaffold, ASM1855537v3 scaf0802, whole genome shotgun sequence genome window below encodes:
- the LOC135246721 gene encoding mucin-2-like, producing MLNLEYFIFSGSRQNTCSSITGSLTVPTQVLILQATLEVPFVPALENSQSTEYQELATTVIGFYDVIFSSRYGLLFERTEVRSFSRREEGTAVEVALIFNGTSSETLPSTDDVAETLIRAVTDPDSTLTTQFNVTVVVDSIRVLTPTPTTPEVPVTGSPLPAATTTVPTQVLILQATLEVPFVPALENSQSTEYQELATTVIGFCDVIFSIRYGILFERTEVRSFSRREEGTAVEVALIFNGTSSETLPSTDDVAETLIRAVTDPDSTLTTQFNVTVVVDSIRVLTPTPTTPEVPVTGSPLPAATTTVPTQVLILQTTLEVPFVPALENSQSTEYQELATTVIGFCDVIFSIRYGILFERTEVRSFSRREEGTAVEVALIFNGTSSETLPSTDDVAETLIRAVTDPDSTLTTQFNVTVVVDSIRVLTPTSTTGSPLPAATTTVPTQVLILQTTLEVPFVPALENSQSTEYQVLATTVVGFYDVIFRIRYGILFERTEVRSFSRREEGTAVEVALIFNGTRSETLPARTMSRRP from the exons CCAGTCAACAGAATATCAAGAATTAGCAACAACAGTCATTGGATTC tatgatgtcattttcagcaGCCGGTATGGGCTTCTTTTTGAGCGGACAGAAGTGCGATCATTCAG TCGCAGAGAAGAAGGGACAGCTGTAGAGGTGGCGCTGATTTTCAACGGGACCAGTTCAGAAACATTGCCCAGCACGGACGATGTCGCGGAGACCTTGATAAGAGCAGTGACGGACCCCGATTCCACGTTAACAACTCAGTTCAATGTTACTGTGGTGGTTGACTCCATCCGCGTGCTAA CTCCCACACCTACCACTCCTGAGGTTCCCGTCACTGGATCCCCCTTGCCTGCAGCTACCACAACCGTTCCCACTCAAGTTCTAATTCTTCAGGCCACCCTGGAAGTTCCGTTCGTGCCTGCACTGGAAAACAGCCAGTCAACAGAATATCAAGAATTGGCAACAACAGTCATTGGATTC tgtgatgtcattttcagcaTCCGGTATGGGATTCTTTTTGAGCGGACAGAAGTGCGATCATTCAG TCGCAGAGAAGAAGGGACAGCTGTAGAGGTGGCGCTGATTTTCAACGGGACCAGTTCAGAAACATTGCCCAGCACGGACGATGTCGCGGAGACCTTGATAAGAGCAGTGACGGACCCCGATTCCACGTTAACAACTCAGTTCAATGTTACTGTGGTGGTTGACTCCATCCGCGTGCTAA CTCCCACACCTACCACTCCTGAGGTTCCCGTCACTGGATCCCCCTTGCCTGCAGCTACCACAACCGTTCCCACTCAAGTTCTAATTCTTCAAACCACCCTGGAAGTTCCGTTCGTGCCTGCACTGGAAAACAGCCAGTCAACAGAATATCAAGAATTGGCAACAACAGTCATTGGATTC tgtgatgtcattttcagcaTCCGGTATGGGATTCTTTTTGAGCGGACAGAAGTGCGATCATTCAG TCGCAGAGAAGAAGGGACAGCTGTAGAGGTGGCGCTGATTTTCAACGGGACCAGTTCAGAAACATTGCCCAGCACGGACGATGTCGCGGAGACCTTGATAAGAGCAGTGACGGACCCCGATTCCACGTTAACAACTCAGTTCAATGTTACTGTGGTGGTTGACTCCATCCGCGTGCTAA CTCCCACATCTACCACTGGATCCCCCTTGCCTGCAGCTACCACAACCGTTCCCACTCAAGTTCTAATTCTTCAAACCACCCTGGAAGTTCCATTCGTGCCTGCACTGGAAAACAGCCAGTCAACAGAATATCAAGTTTTAGCAACAACAGTCGTTGGATTC tatgatgtcattttcagaatCCGGTATGGGATTCTTTTTGAGCGGACAGAAGTGCGATCATTCAG TCGCAGAGAAGAAGGGACAGCTGTAGAGGTGGCGCTGATTTTCAACGGGACCCGTTCAGAAACATTGCCAGCACGGACGATGTCGCGGAGACCTTGA